A part of Myxococcus landrumus genomic DNA contains:
- a CDS encoding zinc ribbon domain-containing protein, protein MGRTRLDRLGDAVDDDATVFGGDLVTSAVSAHPGPVAAVLGAGALAWFLRAGGVVGSLQDPSWTYGLVALDLVLALVLVLNRGPVKGIAQTGLVAQLGVTLWLARASPTAPVHVAYALLGLVALSLVMGEPGVVRRYLSMGLGLCLALVSGLLLAMPGSLTSGGGVRQLLVGSELGYRLELPAGWERLTREQLATHMMLPPATLSGSAVGFGDSARGRYGMLWVERGSGTTLAAGCEGLLRSLGGSPGLEASRPVAPEALGSRTQLHGLSTSSGARGTLGCGLLADGRLVGLAVVAAGAPDVQAGDAQGSAAFAAVGEGLVLQ, encoded by the coding sequence CGGTGACCTGGTCACCAGCGCGGTGTCCGCGCATCCCGGGCCGGTGGCGGCGGTGTTGGGGGCGGGGGCGCTCGCGTGGTTCCTGCGGGCCGGAGGCGTGGTGGGCTCGCTCCAGGACCCGTCGTGGACGTATGGGTTGGTGGCGCTGGACCTGGTGCTCGCGTTGGTGCTGGTGCTGAACCGAGGGCCCGTGAAGGGCATCGCGCAGACGGGCCTCGTGGCGCAGCTGGGGGTGACGCTGTGGCTGGCGCGCGCCTCTCCGACGGCGCCGGTGCATGTGGCGTACGCGCTGCTGGGACTGGTGGCGCTGTCGTTGGTGATGGGGGAGCCGGGCGTGGTGCGGCGCTACCTGAGCATGGGGTTGGGCTTGTGCCTGGCGCTGGTGTCGGGACTGCTGCTCGCGATGCCTGGGTCGCTGACGTCGGGAGGGGGCGTGCGGCAGCTGCTGGTGGGCAGTGAGCTGGGGTATCGGTTGGAGTTGCCCGCGGGGTGGGAGCGGCTGACGCGCGAGCAGCTCGCGACGCACATGATGTTGCCCCCGGCCACGTTGAGCGGGAGCGCCGTGGGGTTTGGTGACTCGGCCCGAGGGCGCTACGGGATGTTGTGGGTGGAGCGAGGCTCGGGGACGACGCTCGCGGCGGGGTGCGAGGGGTTGTTGCGCTCGCTGGGCGGAAGCCCGGGGTTGGAGGCGAGCCGGCCCGTTGCGCCCGAGGCATTGGGGAGCCGAACGCAGCTTCATGGGCTGAGCACGTCGAGCGGGGCGCGAGGCACGCTGGGGTGTGGCCTGCTGGCGGATGGCCGACTGGTGGGGCTGGCGGTGGTGGCGGCGGGGGCGCCGGATGTTCAGGCGGGCGACGCTCAGGGCTCCGCGGCCTTCGCGGCGGTGGGCGAGGGGCTCGTGTTGCAGTAA